One Trichoplusia ni isolate ovarian cell line Hi5 chromosome 24 unlocalized genomic scaffold, tn1 tig00001143_group23, whole genome shotgun sequence genomic window carries:
- the LOC113506769 gene encoding uncharacterized protein LOC113506769 — translation MITPTSKKIINKILLICQNTGVLRIHNKNFCYATKMSEPKWKTTKEKDLHMSLEDRRRHYSVKDFLNVDMIDPWDSYIIRHKGIELKKTTLDDLTEFKKIKINNALNKALAQKVSIFRGDITKLELGAIVNAANSMLIAGGGVDGAIHRAAGPLLQDECTSLNGCKTGQAKITGGYQLPAKYVIHTVGPQDGSEIKLAECYENSLSYCKSHKLKSIAFPCISTGIYGFPNRLAAHIALRICRKFLEQHHEQMERIIFCTFLPIDVDMYETLMQMYFPVHEWNYNDGATTTD, via the exons ATGATAACACCgacttcaaagaaaattattaacaaaattctaCTCATTTGTCAAAATACCGGTGTTCTGAGGATTCACAACAAGAATTTTTGCTACGCTACGAAAATGTCTGAGCCCAAATGGAAAACTACGAAGGAGAAGGATCTCCATATGTCCCTTGAAGATAGAAGGAGGCACTACTCTGTCAAAGATTTTCTGAATGTAGATATGATTGACCCTTGGGACAGTTACATTATAAGGCACAAAGGTATTGAGTTAAAAAAGACTACTTTGGACGATCTTACCGAGttcaaaaagataaaaataaacaacgcaTTGAATAAGGCGCTGGCACAAAAAGTTTCGATCTTCAGAGGCGATATCACTAAACTTGAA TTGGGTGCCATAGTGAATGCTGCTAACTCAATGCTGATTGCTGGAGGTGGTGTTGATGGAGCTATTCACCGTGCTGCTGGGCCCCTCCTACAG GATGAATGTACCAGCCTCAATGGCTGTAAAACTGGTCAAGCTAAAATCACTGGTGGATATCAGCTTCCAGCCAAAT ATGTAATTCACACAGTTGGCCCTCAAGATGGATCTGAGATAAAACTAGCAGAGTGCTACGAAAACTCTTTGAGTTACTGCAAATCCCACAAACTGAAGTCAATCGCTTTTCCATGCATTTCTACGGGTATCTACGGTTTCCCCAACCGTTTAGCCGCTCACATTGCTCTACGGATTTGTAGAAAGTTTCTAGAACAACATCATGAACAGATGGAGAGAATCATCTTCTGCACCTTCCTGCCTATTGATGTGGATATGTATGAGACTTTGATGCAAATGTACTTCCCAGTACATGAATGGAATTATAATGATGGTGCTACAACTACAGATTAG